The Chionomys nivalis chromosome 1, mChiNiv1.1, whole genome shotgun sequence sequence GCCGGGGGCGGCGGCAGAACCTCCCCCGCACCCTGCGGGCCGCCCGCTCCCGCCACCCGCCGCCGGTTCCGTCTGCCCTGCCATCTCGAGCTGCCACCGCGACAGGCCCTTCCTTGCCACCTCCGCTAGCCATTTTGTCTGGAAGCCGACCGTCCGTTTGTCTCTGGAATTTGACAGGGTCTCTggctttttctgttctttcatctCCCTCAATCTTTCTATTTCCCTCTCCGTCCTCTCCTTTTGTCTCTGTTGTGGTCTTCTGCGTGTTTCCAGGTCTTTCCTTGGGAGGGGGGCCTTAAACCTGAGTGGGTGGGGGAATGGGGAAACTGAACGGAAGGAAGGATTCTTCCTGCAGGGGACTGCAGTGGTGGGCAGCTGTGGGGCTCCAGCTGTGGCCCTGGCATTGCTCCCCGTACCCTTTTGACTTTGCATCAGCCTAGCTTACTTGCCCAAGGAATACCCTAGGCCTCACCGTTTCCCCCACTCTatatcattttgttgttgttgggggttTCAGAGAAggccagggaaggaaacagcctCCAGCCCTGGACAAAAGCGTCTCCTCACCTCCACACCCCAGCAGAGAGGCCCCTTTAGTGCCCACTTGATGCCAAACAAAAGGAGGCAGCCTGTTGATGGGTGGCTACGCTGATGGCTGGTTGTGCTGCGTCTTAAAAGCCCAAGGAAGGTGTCTTGCTACAGCCTCCAAACTGCCCAgcatctgtttcctcttcagactGCATCTTCATCTCCTGGACCATTTTCATCCTCATATGACCGTTAGTCACCAAATCCGGCAGGATTGTTCAAGGCTCTGTGTGTTTACCTGACCCTCCTCTGATGCTGTGCCTGGCAGAGCCTCCGGCCAGATCCATTCTAGACTCTTCTATGTCCTCTTTCCCACACCCCACCATCAAGGTCATTTCAACATGAAGATATTTGCTCTGTCAGCCAGCAGGTCTCCTCTTCCCTTCACCTAGGACTGGACTTCCGTTCTGTGTGCCTTGTCGTTATCATCCTGCCCGTCAGGAACGTCTTCTAGGACTGTGACTTCCTCTCAGGCCCTCCCCTGTGCCCCGAAGTGATTTGttcagacaccccccccccccagcctctcCCTGGTAGAAGTCGTGTTACATGTTTGTCTCCCACCAGACTGGGGCTCCTTGTGTTGGATACTGCTTGTCATACCTCATGGACCGAACAGGGATGGGCTCTGAAGCCACtgtcctctccctgtctcttctggGAACACCGGAATCATGCACACTCTTTCTCAGTCTGGGAAGGGGCTTGTCATTGAAGAAGTAAGCTTACCTTCCCACTCTTTGAGTTTTCTCTGTAACTGCTGGCTGCCCCCACCTCGGCccacccaagcagtgtttttctcaGTCAGATGGCCACTGCGGGCCCCATCCCTGTCCCTGCAGGGATCTTAGTTTAGAGCCATCTTTCTCCCACAGGGATCCTTGTTACTCCTGAATTTCAGGACTGTCTCTGTGTTGAgctcctttgttttgttctttccttgCTTGGGTCCAGGAAGAACAGTGGGACAGTGAGAACTGGGCTAGAATAGGTCCAAACACAGTCACTTTGAGTCCTACCTGTGGCATCCCTAGGTAAGGCCCCATCTCTATTGTCAAGGGATGTGCGGCATGCTGGGCTCCAGGTGACATGGGCTGGACTCTAAATCCATTGCTCCTGTCACTACCATCCCAGCTGTAGTAGGAAGGACCCCCTCCCCTGTGACAGCCCTGCTGGTTCCCCTCGTATGTGTGCAAGGCTAACCTTCAACtcttgagcctcctgcctcagcttctgtgtgctgggactgcagacatGAGTCATCACGCCAGTTTTTACACCCTTTCAGAGGACCTCGCTTGCTTATACCTCCTGTCTTGAAGGGACAGAGAGGGTTTAGGGACCAAGGCATCGGAGCAAGACTAAGAGAGAGATGCAGTGAGCGGGTTTGTGTGTACCACGTTCTCATACCggctttcttctgtgtttctctggCGCTGTGACTGTCCACATCCTCCCCATTTTTCAATGCTTCCGCATGTGGTTTCTGTGGTCTCCGCACTAGAACTCATTTGAGAGCACCAGAATTCCTCCAGCAGCAGCAATCTGCCTTCTGCTGTGTGCCCTCGTGTCTAGTCCACATTCGTTCATTCACCCAGGAAGAGTGGCTGTCCGTTTTGCATTCCTGGGGTGCCTCTCATGGTATAGAATTTTGGTCAGTATCTGTCCCAGCTCCACCACCTGCCAGCTGTGTGGCCCCTCttgcttcttcccttccctgAGCCTTAGTTTACATTCATTGTTAAAACATTAgacttgccgggcagtggtggtgcatgcctttaatcccagcattcacatttaatcccagcaggtggatctctgtgagtttaaggccagcttggtctacagagcaagttccaggacaggctccatagctacttgGAAACACTggttcaaaaaaccaaaaccaaacaaacacacaaaaaaattagacTTTACTTTCAGATATGGGATTCTATGGCCCTGTgtttggaaggaggaagagcCTGGGTTGAGTGTTCCTGTGAGCCCCCACATGCCCCAAAGACTCAGGCGTGATTGGGTCTAGCAGAGGGACAGAGACGGCCCATTTGCTCAGCCTGTGAGTGACCAGGCCAGTCCTGTGGTCAGGCTCAAGGGTGACCATGtcgcctgcctcagtctcttcacAGAGCCCCTCCCCGAGGAGCCCAAGCTTGAGGGGATGGCCTTCCACCACTGCCATAAGGACCCCATGCCGCAGTCAGGCCTCTCTCCTGAGAGGCTGCAGGCCCGGAGGCAGCTGTGTGCCGCCTGTGCTGTGTGCTTCATCTTCATGGCTGGGGAGGTGGTTGGTAAGTTGGGGACACCCCCAGTCCCATATTCTGTACTTCCTAGGCCACTCTCCACCAAGAAGCCCAGGTTTCCTGGATGGAGAAACGGAAAGACAAGGGCTGTGAGGGACGGGGGAGGCAAGGCACCAAGGTGAACCAGCAGTTGCTTGGGGGCTGGACTGAACTGGCATTTTAAGAACCCTATTctctttttatgaaaataaaatctattattaTGGAAAGACTAGAAAAATTCCTCCAATagattgggtggtggtggcacatgaccactcctttaatcccagcacttgggaggcagggcaggcacatctctgtgagttccaggacagccagggctacagaaagaaaccctgcctcgaaaaacaaaacaaaaaaataaaataaaaaaataaaaaatacttgtaATTTTATCACCCGAAAAAGCCCGGTCTCTCTTGGTGCCCCCTTTCTTTCCCATTCCTGTGCACACATGATGTACACTTCCTGgaatcccagctctgcctccccCTTTGCAGGTGGGTATTTGGCACACAGCTTGGCTATTATGACCGATGCCGCTCACTTGCTGGCAGACGTAGGCAGCATGATGGGCAGCCTGTTCTCCCTCTGGCTCTCCACTCGGCCAGCCACCCGAACCATGACCTTTGGCTGGCACCGCTCAGGTAAAGCCGTGCATGACTCGGTGCCCAGCCTCCCCGCTGGTCCTGCCGGGCCTTAGGGCCCTGACCTGACAGCTTGTCTTCCCCTGCAGAGACTCTGGGGGCTTTGGCCTCTGTGGTCTCCCTCTGGATGGTCACTGGCATCCTGCTGTACCTGGCCTTCATCCGCCTGCTGCATAGTGACTACCACATCGAGGGGGGTGCCATGCTGCTGACTGCCAGCATTGCTGTCTGTGCCAACATGCTGTACGTCCCGGTGTGGAGTGGGCGCCAGGTGGGGTCCAGGGTGAGAGAGAGGGTCTTCTTCCAggatggtaacacacacacacacacacacacacacacacacacacacacacacagcttcattGTCTTCTTTGGGTGAAATGAGTGGGAAAGAGACACTCAGCCAGGAGGTATTTGTTGAGGGCTTACTGGATACTAGCCCTACTTTATCAATATGATCTCATTTGAGTCTATCAATCCATGAGCACTGGTTTTCCTCCTAGTAAAAGAtactgtggggggtgggggcaataGACTATTTAAATAGGCAGGGCCAGGACCTGGATCCACATCTCTGGCCCCAGGTCCAGTATCTTTTGCCCCCGACAGTGTAATTTTTCTGTTAGGTGGTGTTATCTTTCTGGGATGGGAGACAGGTGGAGATGGGCACTACGGGGAGACGAAGAACAGGCCATCCGGCTgaacctctctccttctccttcagaATGGCCTTTGTGCTGCACCAGGCTGGGCCCCCCCACAGCCATGGATCTAGGGGCACAGAGTATGCACCGCTGGAGGAGGGGCACGGATCCCCCGTGCCCCTGGAAAACACCAGTGTCCGGGCTGCCTTTGTGCATGTGCTGGGAGATCTCCTCCAGAGCCTGGGGGTCCTGGCTGCCTCCCTCCTCATCTACTTCAAGGTACCGCTGTGGAGGGTCCACCTCCCTCTCCTGGTACCCTCTGCCGTCTTCATTGAGCTTCCAGCTTTCCAGGGTGTCTCCTTCCCCCTCTGTGAGAGTCTCAGGATGCCTTTGGGTTCTGTTTGCCAAGATGAACCTAGAGCCTCCTCTAAGAGACATCACTTTCTCTGCAGCCTCAGTACAAGGCGGCTGACCCCATAAGCACGTTCCTCTTCTCTATCTGTGCCCTTGGATCCACAGCCCCTACCCTTCGAGACGTTCTGCGCATCCTCATGGAAGGTGAATTTAATACTGACACCCCCACCTGGGACTCCCTCAGCTCCCACCCCGGGGCTCCCCCAGCTCCCGCCTCGGGGCTCCCTCAGCTCCCACCTGGGTCTCCATCAACTGTGGCCTTGGTTGCAGGTGCCCCTCGCAGTGTGGGTTTTGAACCTGTAAGGGACACACTGCTGTCAGTGCCGGGAGTCCGAGCAACGCATGACCTCCACCTATGGGCCCTGACGCTGACCTACCATGTTGCCTCTGCACACCTGGCTATTGGTGAGTCAACACTAACCCAGTCAGTGCCGTCTCAGAGCCAACCCCTCTGTCCACCTGTGGCAATAGCTTGGCATATTGAGGCATTGTTTGTTTGAGAgtgaatctcactatgtagcccagggtatcCCTGAGatcctctgcttcagcctccctgaAATACcttggctgtttttgtttttttgatctcTTTTGGTCTCTCTgacatgtatttgtgtgcatactcatacacacacacactctagagACAGGGAGGCCTGGGTACTTGCAATACCATCTCTGACGCTTTAAAACGTTACCAGTAGCTTCAGGATGTAGTTGGGTGACTGTGGCAGCTCCCCTCAGTAAGGGATCACATTGCTATTTAAAGTGGTAATTATGAAGCCTGTATGGCAACTAGGGAAAATGTTTGTGGTATAATGCTTGAGGAAGAAAGAAGCGGAATATAAATTatatctacattatgattcaactattaaaatacatatacagTGACTCATGAGCTGACAAAGGGTTTTTGAGTCTCTCCCAGATGCAAGAAGCAATCAGAGGCATGCAATTTGGATGCCAAAAATATCATAACTTGTGGGATGTTGGATGGTAACTTGAGAAGGACAGTGGGGCAGAATACTTAACATCTGGCTTGCCCTGGAAAGACGGTGGTGTGGCTGCCGAACTACCCAGCTGTGTATTGATGCTCACGGGCAGGAAGCAGCCTGTAACGGGCGCAGTTTAGTGTGTCGGCATGGCCCACTGCAGCGAGTCTCACGTTTTCTTTACAATTTTTACGCCGTTCATATAATGCGGTGATGCAGAAGAAAGATCAAGAGGTCTATTCAGTCCTCTGGGGCTGTGCTGTGCTTGGGCCCCCTTCCCTCCTTATCACAGCCCCTGGCTGTGCCCGACTTCCCAAGGACTAAGCTGCCTCTTATCGCCCTCCCACAGACTCCACGGCTGACCCTGAAGCTGTCCTGGCTGAGGCCTCATCGCGGCTCTATTCCCGGTTTGGGTTCTCCAGCTGCACCCTGCAGGTGGAGCGGTACCAGCCTGAGATGGCCCAGTGTCTACGCTGCCGGGAGCCCCAAGCCTGAgcctcagccccacccccaccccactgccaGGCCCAGGCTCAGGCCTGGACTCtcagcatctgcctccccaccacAGAAGGGACCATCCTCTCTCCATTTTCCACCTGCCAGatgccccagcccctgccccccTGGTCAAGACCAAAGTGTGCatgtggggaagagggaggagggaggatcaGACTGAATTGCTGTAAGCAGTTtaggggtgtggggtgtgtggaaGCCCCACCATTCGTGTTCCACGTGACCTGGAGAGTCATGCTTGCCCTTTCTGTGCAATTCATGTGTCCTGTGGCAGGCTGGCTGGTACCTGGgggcatctgcctgtctgtgtgctGTTCGTGTGCCTATGCTTGGGGAGGTCATAGGGGCCCCCTCCCCATGTGATCCTTGCTCGGTCTATGCAGGGGCCCCAATGCCTGCACTTTGGTTTGTGTGCCCTGTGGTtttgtctgttgtgtgtgtgtgttctttggtgCTGTGGCCTCTGTGTCTTTGTGGCTGTGCTGGTCTCTGTTGAGTCTGCTCTACCTGTGTGTCCATTTAGGgatctgtctgtccatccctcTGTTGGTGCTGTGTCCTCAGCTTTCCCCTCGGGAGAGGGAGGACTCTGCAGCCCCACCAATAAACTCGTGTCTAACTGCATTTCTGTGCTCCGTGACTCCTCAGAAGTGGACTCTGGAGTGACCACCCACGGCCCTCCTGGCCTTTCACAGTCGGTCACCTTCTGTCCCAAGTAAATTCAGATGGAGGCTGAAAGCTTTCCCAGCCCAGGCTCTTGACGAAGAAGAGTCCCTTTGTGGGCAGAGCAGGGCTGCAGGGGCCATCCTGGAGAGCCCTTCTCACTGGAACCCTCCAGCAGGCCAGGCCACGCTCCTGTTAGTGGGGAACTGGAACACTGTGGGGAAAGAGGCTGTGTCAGCAGGGGTGGGAAAGGCAGCGAGCCCTCCGTGCAGGTGTGGGCTGTGTGTAAGCACCAGTGTCATCGCCACGCTCGCTCTTCAGTCTGAAAAACTATATATTTCAAAGTCTCACgaatctttctcttctctgtctctctctttttttttcaaaacaggatttctctgtgtggccgtagctgtcccagaactcactctgtagaccaggctagccttgaactcagagatccacctgcctctgcctcttgagtgctagaattaaaagtgtgcactacctgtcccattttttaaacagtctcatgcagcccaggctggtcttgaactcactgtgtagccaagggtaACCTTAAAAAGAGTACTAGGATTGCAAGCATGGGCTACTTCAAATATTGTGAGGGGCATGTAGGGATCTAAACCAGGCCTTCATGTGTGTGAGGCAAGAGCTCTAACATCTGAGCTGCAGCGTGCACtcgtgtgtgcacgcgcgcgcgcgcacacacacacacacagaggctttcaACTTGTGTaactaaccttgaactcttaatcctcctgcccttgcttcccaagtgctaggattatagtctTGAGCCACCATATCCTGCTAGCTCTTAAAAAAGCAAACTCTATATACTTTGGTTTTAGACCCATGCTTTGGAGTAGCAGGAGTAATTGGCCCTTCCTCCCTGGGTTGATAGAGTTTCAGCCCAAAGCCCAGTCCCTGGTCATTTTCGATGGCCCATTCATGTTTCTCCCCATAATGGAAATACTTTaccctaaagttatttttttcttatgaaagcaacatatctttattGGGGTTCAACAAAGGGGAAGTGTTTTCTGTGCTTCCAGGAGTAACTGCTACTCAACCCCCCCTTGTGTGCATACCAGTATCTATATAATAACGAAAATATAACCCCTTTATAGGAGCCATGGCTTCAGCTGCTTTGACGTGTGTCCTGGACACATTTTCGTGCAGCAACACACGGGTTTCATGACATTTTTCAAGACGAGGCTTTTGGACATGTTGACAGTAGACTTCCTCACTGACATCAGCTGGGAGCCTGGCCCCACTGGGCACTGAGCGGATGGCAGCAGTGGCTGGCTTGGGACCAGAGCTGGGGTGAAGGGCTGGGGTCCACCCACTCAGGCCCGCTGCAGGGGCTACCCCAGCTGCTCTCCACGCTTTGCTAGCTCCTGACACTTTCTCATTTTCCGTCTCATTGATTGCAGGCCCCAAGTGacagggtgggggcggggacgATGGGGAAATGGAGAGGAATGGAGAGTAGGGAAGTGGTTGTAATGATCACCCTCTGGACAGCTTTAATCTGCTGCTGCTTGAGATGGGAGAGGGATTCAGAGAGGGAGCCAAATGCTCAGGACACGAAGAGACCATGTACCCAGCCTGGCCAGCGGCCGGCACTCCACAGGCAGGTCTGAAAGGACTTGCTGGGGCAGGAGCACAACCTCGCCTCCTGTCCCACCCACCCCAGACCGGTGAAGTACTGGCGCTGGCCGCTCCGCTCCAGCCACCTGCTACCCTGGTGCTTGCAGACCTGGGGCTCTGGGGCCAGTTCTGCTGTCACCTTCTGCAAATTCTGGTGACTTTCTGCATTCCAGCTTTCCCAGCGATGACAGAAGGATTCCCGGACACCAAGTTTAAGTATGTCTGGTATACATACAAAAAGGTTCATAGCTTTGGGGTAAAAGCCAGGAAGCAGGATTAAAGTGACCTGGCacctggcagagacaggaggactaaaGTCAGTAGCAGCATTTGCATGCTACAGATAGGAAAACTGAGACCGAGCTGGTCACACAACTCGGTGGCTTTCAGAGCTAAGATTTAAACTTAGTTTTGACTGCCTGGAGCCAAGAACCTATTTCCTCTGCCTCTCTATTCTCCTTCAGTCACCAGCTCTGTCATGGATAGAGACTCCTAGAAGCCAGTTTCCAGAGcattctcagcactcaggaggcagaaacaggtggatcgaggccagcttagtctacagagtgagttctaggatagccagggctgcagagaggaatcttgtcttaaaaaacaaacaaaaccccaaaacaacaatagcaaaacccAGGGCATTCATTCCCCACCATCCATTGGCCCTCCTCCCAGGGGAGCCTAGGAAACCCTTATCTGCAGAACAGCCATTGCCCCTTCCTATTATCCCCAGCCCACTTGCTTATCTAGAAGTCCCTTCCCCCCACGTAGAGGTCTCTGCTGATAAAATACACAATGGCGGTGAGGCGAGGGAGCTAAAATAGGGGTGATTGGGAGAGGCTAGCGAGAACACAGGCGAGAGGAGGACCCGTCTATCAGCATCCTGGCATCCCTACGCAGCTGAATGACTGGGGAGAGTGGGTGGGGGGGCTGCCTGTCAGAGAGGGGCCAGAAGAATGGAGGCTTAGCAAGGATGACGGGGACAGGCTGCGGGCTGGGCTTGTCTTGTGAAAGTGCAGCTGAAGTCTTCAAAAGAAAGGCTGGAGACcaagggaggctgaggctgggggaCCTAAGAGGCTTGTGTTTCACAGGTCAGGCCTGAAACACCAATGCAGAAAGAGTTCCCGCCCTTCTTATTGCCTGAGTGTACCGCATAAGAGAGGCACAGGCTAAGGCTCAGCAGGGCGGGATGGTCTGTCAGGCTCAAGAGGAAGCACAGGATGGTCTGCTCATAAAGCCCTTATCCACTCCCAGCCCGTCTCCTGAGCTTCACTACAGACCAGTCTGAAGGGGGCACGGCGAGCTGTCACCCAGGAGCCAGACAGTCGGGGGAGCAGCGCCCCCGCGCGGCTGGCGCTATGACAGCAGCCGGGCTGCCAGAGTTGAAAGGAATCTCAGGGCGGAGTGGGATGGGAAAACCCAAATGCTGCTGTTCCTGTTCCTGGCAGGTCCTCTTACCTCTCCCTTCACTCTCAACTCTTCAGCCTCCCTTCACCCAGTTCGGCAGGCCTTACTGTCTCCGACCTGAGCCCCAAGTCCGCTCCATCAGCACCATTTTCCAAAGGGTGCTGACAACATGCAGGCCCGGCTGGGGCAAAGCCTGGGACTACAGGTGCAGCGGTGGGCACCCAAGATCCCACAAACTGCATCCTGTTGACCAGAGGAAAGGAAGTGTGTGGGAAGTGacgaggcgggggggggggtacagTCGAGGGCTCCGGTGAAACTCTGGGTCAGTCTCATCCTCACCCTCACCTTGAAGACAAGCAGCGGCCAGGCTGGGAACTTTCCCACCGAGGGACCTCACCCAAACAGCCCCAACACTCAGTACCTTTCTGTTTCCTTAAGCCCAGCAATTAGGCGCCAAGTTAAAAAAAGAACTGTAGCCAAAAAACACAGGGAGAAGCGAAGGGGACCAAAGCCAGGGAAGAAAGCACAGTGAAACTTCCCCAAACCAGCAACTTCAGAGCCCACAGCAGCAAATTCATTTTCCCGTGACCCTGCAGTGCCTGAAAATCGCCCTGCTTCCTCCCCCTCCACCTACTTCCTGGACCACTCAAGACTTCTGGGAGGTGCTGGTGGGGAGGCTGCCCTGGGTGGCTGAGTCCCTGAAGGAAGCTCCCAGTCTGGCTCCTAGCACACAGCTCGGGACTGCAGGTGAAGGAATGGATAGGAGCCACTGGCCCATTCCCAGCTGTCCGGACAGTACTCAGCCAATCAGTGTCCCTTTTGTCCCCACCTCCCACCGCTGGGCCAATAAGCCACTTTGTTACTTGCTGACCAC is a genomic window containing:
- the Slc30a3 gene encoding probable proton-coupled zinc antiporter SLC30A3, which gives rise to MEPSPATGGSETTRLVSSRDRGSAGGGLRLKSLFTEPLPEEPKLEGMAFHHCHKDPMPQSGLSPERLQARRQLCAACAVCFIFMAGEVVGGYLAHSLAIMTDAAHLLADVGSMMGSLFSLWLSTRPATRTMTFGWHRSETLGALASVVSLWMVTGILLYLAFIRLLHSDYHIEGGAMLLTASIAVCANMLMAFVLHQAGPPHSHGSRGTEYAPLEEGHGSPVPLENTSVRAAFVHVLGDLLQSLGVLAASLLIYFKPQYKAADPISTFLFSICALGSTAPTLRDVLRILMEGAPRSVGFEPVRDTLLSVPGVRATHDLHLWALTLTYHVASAHLAIDSTADPEAVLAEASSRLYSRFGFSSCTLQVERYQPEMAQCLRCREPQA